From the genome of Gavia stellata isolate bGavSte3 chromosome 3, bGavSte3.hap2, whole genome shotgun sequence, one region includes:
- the TBC1D31 gene encoding TBC1 domain family member 31 isoform X1, whose amino-acid sequence MESSDLGGRQQGPIWHRKPGPAARRGVIVNIIHSVKGYNSKTIRFLNVAFDSSGDSLLAGDHQGNIYVLDLNGNRFSLVQRTMQACTALAFNLRRKTEFLVALADYSIKCFDTETKELVSWMRGHDSSVSSISVHGSGRYAITTSTDTAQLWDLDTFQRKRKLNVRQSVGIQKVFFLPLSNTILSCFKDNSVFAWEFDTLHCKYQLPTPVEGSVLLYKVFAVTRDGRIFVAGGKSNHLHLWCLESKQLIRIIRMPPKVRAVRHLEFLPDSFDGGSNQVLGVLSQDNIMRFINIETCKLLFDIGSHEGGINTAAISPNGRYIASVMENGSLNLYSIQALTQEGNKPPPPMFKVVEDWSKCTSEANKLAMKVTSGRSERPWKSKGSKIQTRLLKVQVNTSLENKENELPGGLNKKRLQALLKGFGEYPAKYRMFVWRSLLQLPENHLAFSSLIDKGTHSAFVNIQNEYPIKSRKLLRVLQRTLSALAHWSAIFAETPYIPLLAFPFVKLFQNNQLVCFEVVATVVVNFCQHWFEYFPNPPVNVLSMMENVLAHHDKELLQHLIKYSVTSQVYAWPLLETLFSEVLTREEWLKVFDNIFSNHPSYFLMIAVAYITCSRAPLLHCNQTADFEYFFHHRNNLDINVVIKEAYHLMEATPLDIHPQRMLDDFIPLTKGQYPVFNKYPKFIVDYQTQERERIRQDEIEYLRERQIAHELEAKAQERKAEDEAWYRKQELLREAEEQRRKMLLEEEEKLAEQRQRLAALKRELKVKELQFLDASRRRLLKYQQDQRQMELKHLDDEIARKASMREQETAATVQDVEVRRMELESQRQFFEQHLIKDQEAVTKEMKEEVDAHRRMVDLEDHLVQRLIEIDREEKQKAQIVAEENLAKAEQKRIDTNWRSQALHKLRCDDQDREKRYEEIAKLLHDNRVKEAELLKTMRKAEEKKWEEVLQKKAQVEEEQKTAAAADEQRKQFLEDKTNDALELAEKLQSEDGYFERLHDLKASCRERVVEFQQVPRSGNIRLNDLSASESSSHMSLNRRREELACQERELMAEVRRLRKKLTSQARTRHPPTGFQATKWTT is encoded by the exons ATGGAGAGCTCCGACCTGGGCGGCCGCCAGCAGGGCCCCATCTGGCACCGCaagcccggcccggcggcgcggcgggg AGTTATAGTAAACATAATTCATAGTGTCAAAGGGTATAATTCAAAGACAATACGTTTCCTGAATGTGGCTTTTGACAGTTCCGGAGATTCTCTACTTGCTGGAGACCACCAAGGGAATATATATGTTCTTGACTTGAATGGAAACAG GTTCAGCCTTGTTCAGCGGACAATGCAGGCTTGCACTGCTTTGGCATTTAATCTTCGCAGAAAGACAGAATTCCTAGTGGCTTTGGCAGATTATTCCATAAAGTGCTTTGATACAG AAACCAAGGAGCTAGTTAGTTGGATGAGGGGACATGATTCTTCGGTGTCTTCCATCTCTGTCCATGGCTCAGGCAGGTATGCCATCACTACATCCACTGATACAGCACAACTGTGGGACTTGGAcacctttcaaagaaaaagaaagctgaatgTTCGTCAGTCTGTGGGTATACAGAAG gttttttttcttccattgaGTAACACCATCCTCAGCTGTTTCAAAGATAATTCTGTTTTTGCATGGGAATTTGATACTCTTCACTGTAAATACCAGTTGCCAACTCCTGTAGAAGGTTCTGTATTACTTTATAAGGTCTTTGCAGTTACCAG AGATGGCCGGATTTTTGTAGCTGGTGGAAAATCAAATCATCTTCACTTATGGTGTTTAGAGTCAAAGCAGTTGATAAGAATAATCCGGATGCCTCCAAAAGTACGAGCTGTCCGTCATCTGGAATTCCTCCCTGACAGTTTTGATGGGGGCTCTAATCAG GTCCTTGGAGTGTTAAGTCAAGATAATATTATGAGATTTATCAATATAGAAACATGCAAACTTCTTTTTGACATTGGGAGTCATGAAGGGGGAATTAATACAGCAGCGATTAGCCCCAATGGACGGTATATTGCATCAGTAATGGAAAACGGTAGCCTTAATTTATACAGTATCCAAGCTTTAACTCAAGAAGGAAATAAG CCTCCACCACCCATGTTCAAAGTAGTAGAAGATTGGTCCAAGTGCACATCAGAGGCAAATAAACTGGCAATGAAAGTGACTTCAGGAAGGTCAGAGCGGCCTTGGAAATCTAAAGGAAGCAAAATTCAAACCAGATTGCTAAAAGTGCAAGTGAACACGTCACTTGAAAATAAAGAG AACGAATTGCCAGGTGGATTAAACAAGAAACGTCTGCAGGCCTTATTGAAAGGATTTGGAGAATATCCAGCAAAGTACAG GATGTTTGTTTGGCGTTCCTTATTACAACTTCCTGAAAACCACTTAGCATTCAGTAGCCTGATAGATAAGGGCACCCACAGTGCATTTGTGAATATTCAAAATGAGTATCCCATCAAAAGTAGGAAACTGCTGAGAGTTTTACAGAg GACCTTATCAGCTCTAGCTCACTGGTCTGCTATCTTCGCTGAGACGCCTTATATTCCTTTGCTAGCATTCCCATTTGTAAAATTATTCCAGAACAACCAGCTGGTCTGCTTTGAAGTTGTTGCTACGGTAGTAG tcaATTTTTGTCAGCACTGGTTTGAGTATTTTCCCAATCCTCCAGTTAATGTCCTTAGTATGATGGAAAATGTTTTGGCACATCATGACAAAGAACTGCTTcagcatttaataaaatacagtgtGACTTCACAG GTTTATGCTTGGCCTCTTCTAGAAACACTGTTCTCTGAGGTTCTAACACGAGAAGAATGGCTGAAAGTCTTTGACAATATCTTCTCCAACCATCCTTCGTACTTTCTAATGATTGCTGTTGCCTATATTACATGTTCCAGAGCTCCCTTGCTTCACTGTAATCAAACAGCGGATTTTGAG tatttctttcatcaTCGTAACAACTTGGACATTAACGTTGTGATTAAGGAAGCTTATCATCTTATGGAGGCTACACCGCTAGATATCCATCCACAGCGTATGCTTGATGACTTCATACCACTTACAAAAGGACAGTACCCTGTATTTAATAAATATCCCAAGTTCATTGTGGATTATCAAACTCAGGAACGGGAGAGGATCAGACAGGATGAAATTGAATACTTACGAGAGAG ACAAATAGCACATGAATTAGAAGCTAAAGCACAGGAACggaaagcagaagatgaagccTGGTATCGAAAGCAGGAATTGCTTCGAGAAGCTGAAGAGCAGAGGCGAAAAATGCTactggaagaagaagagaaactgGCGGAACAGAGGCAGAG actagctgctttgaaaagagaACTGAAAGTAAAGGAACTGCAATTTCTAGATGCTTCAAGAAGGCGTCTTCTGAAATACCAGCAAGATCAGCGTCAAATGGAACTGAAACATCTTGATGATGAAATTGCGAGAAAG GCATCCATGAGAGAGCAGGAAACAGCTGCTACTGTTCAAGATGTAGAAGTACGACGGATGGAACTTGAATCACAAAGACAGTTTTTTGAACAG CATCTAATCAAAGATCAAGAGGCAGttacaaaggaaatgaaagaagaggTGGATGCCCATCGAAGAATGGTGGATCTGGAAGATCATCTTGTTCAGAGATTGATTGAAatagatagagaagaaaaacagaaagctcAGATA gtggctgaagaaaatttagccaaagcagagcagaaacgTATTGACACCAACTGGAGGTCACAAGCGTTGCACAAACTAAGGTGTGATGATCAGGACCGTGAGAAGCGTTATGAAGAGATAGCCAAGCTCCTGCATGACAACAGGGTGAAAGAAGCTGAACTGCTGAAGACCatgaggaaagcagaagaaaaaaag TGGGAAgaagttttacagaaaaaagctcaagtggaagaagagcagaagactgctgctgctgcagatgaGCAGAGGAAGCAGTTTTTAGAAGACAAAACGAATGACGCATTAGAATTGGCTGAAAAGCTGCAAAGTGAAGATGGCTATTTTG AGAGACTGCATGATTTAAAGGCCAGTTGTAGAGAGAGAGTGGTAGAATTCCAGCAGGTGCCAAGGTCTGGAAACATCCGTCTGAATGATTTGTCTGCATCAGAGTCATCATCACACA TGTCTTTAAACAGAAGACGAGAAGAACTGGCATGCCAAGAGCGGGAACTGATGGCAGAAGTCAGACGGCTCAGAAAAAAGCTTACCTCACAGGCTCGAACTAGACATCCTCCAACTGGTTTCCAAGCTACAAAGTGGACAACTTGA
- the TBC1D31 gene encoding TBC1 domain family member 31 isoform X2: protein MESSDLGGRQQGPIWHRKPGPAARRGVIVNIIHSVKGYNSKTIRFLNVAFDSSGDSLLAGDHQGNIYVLDLNGNRFSLVQRTMQACTALAFNLRRKTEFLVALADYSIKCFDTETKELVSWMRGHDSSVSSISVHGSGRYAITTSTDTAQLWDLDTFQRKRKLNVRQSVGIQKVFFLPLSNTILSCFKDNSVFAWEFDTLHCKYQLPTPVEGSVLLYKVFAVTRDGRIFVAGGKSNHLHLWCLESKQLIRIIRMPPKVRAVRHLEFLPDSFDGGSNQVLGVLSQDNIMRFINIETCKLLFDIGSHEGGINTAAISPNGRYIASVMENGSLNLYSIQALTQEGNKPPPPMFKVVEDWSKCTSEANKLAMKVTSGRSERPWKSKGSKIQTRLLKVQVNTSLENKENELPGGLNKKRLQALLKGFGEYPAKYRMFVWRSLLQLPENHLAFSSLIDKGTHSAFVNIQNEYPIKSRKLLRVLQRTLSALAHWSAIFAETPYIPLLAFPFVKLFQNNQLVCFEVVATVVVNFCQHWFEYFPNPPVNVLSMMENVLAHHDKELLQHLIKYSVTSQVYAWPLLETLFSEVLTREEWLKVFDNIFSNHPSYFLMIAVAYITCSRAPLLHCNQTADFEYFFHHRNNLDINVVIKEAYHLMEATPLDIHPQRMLDDFIPLTKGQYPVFNKYPKFIVDYQTQERERIRQDEIEYLRERQIAHELEAKAQERKAEDEAWYRKQELLREAEEQRRKMLLEEEEKLAEQRQRLAALKRELKVKELQFLDASRRRLLKYQQDQRQMELKHLDDEIARKASMREQETAATVQDVEVRRMELESQRQFFEQHLIKDQEAVTKEMKEEVDAHRRMVDLEDHLVQRLIEIDREEKQKAQIVAEENLAKAEQKRIDTNWRSQALHKLRCDDQDREKRYEEIAKLLHDNRVKEAELLKTMRKAEEKKWEEVLQKKAQVEEEQKTAAAADEQRKQFLEDKTNDALELAEKLQSEDGYFGERIDNPRLHDLKASCRERVVEFQQVPRSGNIRLNDLSASESSSHMSLNRRREELACQERELMAEVRRLRKKLTSQARTRHPPTGFQATKWTT from the exons ATGGAGAGCTCCGACCTGGGCGGCCGCCAGCAGGGCCCCATCTGGCACCGCaagcccggcccggcggcgcggcgggg AGTTATAGTAAACATAATTCATAGTGTCAAAGGGTATAATTCAAAGACAATACGTTTCCTGAATGTGGCTTTTGACAGTTCCGGAGATTCTCTACTTGCTGGAGACCACCAAGGGAATATATATGTTCTTGACTTGAATGGAAACAG GTTCAGCCTTGTTCAGCGGACAATGCAGGCTTGCACTGCTTTGGCATTTAATCTTCGCAGAAAGACAGAATTCCTAGTGGCTTTGGCAGATTATTCCATAAAGTGCTTTGATACAG AAACCAAGGAGCTAGTTAGTTGGATGAGGGGACATGATTCTTCGGTGTCTTCCATCTCTGTCCATGGCTCAGGCAGGTATGCCATCACTACATCCACTGATACAGCACAACTGTGGGACTTGGAcacctttcaaagaaaaagaaagctgaatgTTCGTCAGTCTGTGGGTATACAGAAG gttttttttcttccattgaGTAACACCATCCTCAGCTGTTTCAAAGATAATTCTGTTTTTGCATGGGAATTTGATACTCTTCACTGTAAATACCAGTTGCCAACTCCTGTAGAAGGTTCTGTATTACTTTATAAGGTCTTTGCAGTTACCAG AGATGGCCGGATTTTTGTAGCTGGTGGAAAATCAAATCATCTTCACTTATGGTGTTTAGAGTCAAAGCAGTTGATAAGAATAATCCGGATGCCTCCAAAAGTACGAGCTGTCCGTCATCTGGAATTCCTCCCTGACAGTTTTGATGGGGGCTCTAATCAG GTCCTTGGAGTGTTAAGTCAAGATAATATTATGAGATTTATCAATATAGAAACATGCAAACTTCTTTTTGACATTGGGAGTCATGAAGGGGGAATTAATACAGCAGCGATTAGCCCCAATGGACGGTATATTGCATCAGTAATGGAAAACGGTAGCCTTAATTTATACAGTATCCAAGCTTTAACTCAAGAAGGAAATAAG CCTCCACCACCCATGTTCAAAGTAGTAGAAGATTGGTCCAAGTGCACATCAGAGGCAAATAAACTGGCAATGAAAGTGACTTCAGGAAGGTCAGAGCGGCCTTGGAAATCTAAAGGAAGCAAAATTCAAACCAGATTGCTAAAAGTGCAAGTGAACACGTCACTTGAAAATAAAGAG AACGAATTGCCAGGTGGATTAAACAAGAAACGTCTGCAGGCCTTATTGAAAGGATTTGGAGAATATCCAGCAAAGTACAG GATGTTTGTTTGGCGTTCCTTATTACAACTTCCTGAAAACCACTTAGCATTCAGTAGCCTGATAGATAAGGGCACCCACAGTGCATTTGTGAATATTCAAAATGAGTATCCCATCAAAAGTAGGAAACTGCTGAGAGTTTTACAGAg GACCTTATCAGCTCTAGCTCACTGGTCTGCTATCTTCGCTGAGACGCCTTATATTCCTTTGCTAGCATTCCCATTTGTAAAATTATTCCAGAACAACCAGCTGGTCTGCTTTGAAGTTGTTGCTACGGTAGTAG tcaATTTTTGTCAGCACTGGTTTGAGTATTTTCCCAATCCTCCAGTTAATGTCCTTAGTATGATGGAAAATGTTTTGGCACATCATGACAAAGAACTGCTTcagcatttaataaaatacagtgtGACTTCACAG GTTTATGCTTGGCCTCTTCTAGAAACACTGTTCTCTGAGGTTCTAACACGAGAAGAATGGCTGAAAGTCTTTGACAATATCTTCTCCAACCATCCTTCGTACTTTCTAATGATTGCTGTTGCCTATATTACATGTTCCAGAGCTCCCTTGCTTCACTGTAATCAAACAGCGGATTTTGAG tatttctttcatcaTCGTAACAACTTGGACATTAACGTTGTGATTAAGGAAGCTTATCATCTTATGGAGGCTACACCGCTAGATATCCATCCACAGCGTATGCTTGATGACTTCATACCACTTACAAAAGGACAGTACCCTGTATTTAATAAATATCCCAAGTTCATTGTGGATTATCAAACTCAGGAACGGGAGAGGATCAGACAGGATGAAATTGAATACTTACGAGAGAG ACAAATAGCACATGAATTAGAAGCTAAAGCACAGGAACggaaagcagaagatgaagccTGGTATCGAAAGCAGGAATTGCTTCGAGAAGCTGAAGAGCAGAGGCGAAAAATGCTactggaagaagaagagaaactgGCGGAACAGAGGCAGAG actagctgctttgaaaagagaACTGAAAGTAAAGGAACTGCAATTTCTAGATGCTTCAAGAAGGCGTCTTCTGAAATACCAGCAAGATCAGCGTCAAATGGAACTGAAACATCTTGATGATGAAATTGCGAGAAAG GCATCCATGAGAGAGCAGGAAACAGCTGCTACTGTTCAAGATGTAGAAGTACGACGGATGGAACTTGAATCACAAAGACAGTTTTTTGAACAG CATCTAATCAAAGATCAAGAGGCAGttacaaaggaaatgaaagaagaggTGGATGCCCATCGAAGAATGGTGGATCTGGAAGATCATCTTGTTCAGAGATTGATTGAAatagatagagaagaaaaacagaaagctcAGATA gtggctgaagaaaatttagccaaagcagagcagaaacgTATTGACACCAACTGGAGGTCACAAGCGTTGCACAAACTAAGGTGTGATGATCAGGACCGTGAGAAGCGTTATGAAGAGATAGCCAAGCTCCTGCATGACAACAGGGTGAAAGAAGCTGAACTGCTGAAGACCatgaggaaagcagaagaaaaaaag TGGGAAgaagttttacagaaaaaagctcaagtggaagaagagcagaagactgctgctgctgcagatgaGCAGAGGAAGCAGTTTTTAGAAGACAAAACGAATGACGCATTAGAATTGGCTGAAAAGCTGCAAAGTGAAGATGGCTATTTTGGTGAGCGTATAGATAATCCA AGACTGCATGATTTAAAGGCCAGTTGTAGAGAGAGAGTGGTAGAATTCCAGCAGGTGCCAAGGTCTGGAAACATCCGTCTGAATGATTTGTCTGCATCAGAGTCATCATCACACA TGTCTTTAAACAGAAGACGAGAAGAACTGGCATGCCAAGAGCGGGAACTGATGGCAGAAGTCAGACGGCTCAGAAAAAAGCTTACCTCACAGGCTCGAACTAGACATCCTCCAACTGGTTTCCAAGCTACAAAGTGGACAACTTGA